One genomic segment of Amycolatopsis sp. Hca4 includes these proteins:
- a CDS encoding sorbosone dehydrogenase family protein produces MRRSLGLIGAVSLLVLGCSGAASEPVQSVPPASSPAAAGGAFKVETVTAGLEHGWDVGFLPDGGILVPQRPGKLALVRNGQATEVRADFSDVMVKGEGGLLGMVVSPDFATSREFITCQDHQEGGKAVDIRLVTWKLAADGASASKVKNLLTGLPVNPSGRHSGCRPTFAPDGALLVGTGDTARASIAQDRHSLGGKVLRLDAKTGEPLPDNPFIGSSDPRERLIYTYGHRNVQGVAIRPGSGQVITAEHGPSFDDEVNLLKPGANYGWDPSKGGTEPDYDESVPMTDLQRFPDAVSPLWTSGKTTEAISGDAFLTGDRWGKNDGALVVVALKGQKLLLYHLDPAGKVLDVTLPPEFDDKFGRLRAVRSGPDGALYVTTSDGSDDKLLKVTPAGP; encoded by the coding sequence ATGCGGCGTTCGCTGGGTCTCATCGGTGCGGTGTCCCTGCTGGTCCTGGGCTGTTCGGGGGCGGCGAGCGAGCCCGTGCAGAGCGTGCCGCCCGCCTCCTCGCCGGCCGCCGCCGGCGGGGCGTTCAAGGTCGAGACCGTGACCGCCGGGCTGGAGCACGGCTGGGACGTCGGCTTCCTGCCCGACGGCGGCATCCTCGTGCCGCAGCGGCCCGGGAAGCTCGCGCTGGTCCGCAACGGCCAGGCCACCGAGGTGCGCGCCGACTTCTCCGACGTCATGGTCAAGGGTGAAGGCGGCCTGCTCGGCATGGTCGTCAGCCCGGACTTCGCCACCAGCCGCGAGTTCATCACCTGCCAGGACCACCAGGAAGGCGGCAAGGCCGTCGACATCCGGCTGGTCACCTGGAAGCTGGCCGCCGACGGCGCGAGCGCGTCGAAGGTGAAGAACCTGCTCACCGGGCTGCCGGTGAACCCGAGCGGGCGGCACTCCGGCTGCCGCCCGACGTTCGCCCCGGACGGCGCGCTGCTCGTCGGCACGGGTGACACAGCGCGGGCGTCGATCGCGCAGGACCGCCACTCCCTCGGCGGCAAGGTGCTGCGGCTGGACGCGAAGACCGGGGAACCGTTGCCGGACAATCCGTTCATCGGCTCGAGCGACCCGCGCGAACGGCTGATCTACACCTACGGCCACCGCAACGTCCAGGGCGTGGCGATCCGGCCGGGCAGCGGCCAGGTGATCACCGCCGAGCACGGGCCGTCGTTCGACGACGAGGTGAACCTGCTGAAGCCGGGCGCGAACTACGGCTGGGACCCGTCGAAGGGCGGCACCGAGCCGGACTACGACGAGAGCGTGCCGATGACCGACCTCCAGCGCTTCCCGGACGCGGTGAGTCCACTGTGGACGTCCGGGAAGACGACCGAGGCGATCAGCGGCGACGCCTTCCTGACCGGTGACCGGTGGGGGAAGAACGACGGGGCACTGGTCGTGGTCGCGCTCAAGGGCCAGAAACTGCTGCTGTACCACCTGGACCCGGCGGGGAAGGTCCTCGACGTCACGCTGCCCCCGGAGTTCGACGACAAGTTCGGCAGGCTGCGCGCGGTCCGCAGCGGCCCGGACGGCGCGCTGTACGTGACCACCTCGGACGGCTCGGACGACAAGCTGCTGAAGGTCACGCCCGCCGGACCATGA
- a CDS encoding TetR/AcrR family transcriptional regulator has product MTGTERRQQLLNVARALFAEKGFDGTSIEEIAHRANVSKPVVYEHFGGKEGIYAVVVDRETQLLLDRMVSTLHGGHPRAMLEQAATALLSYVEDSHDGFRILVRDSPVASSTGTFSTVLNDIASQVEHILAQQFAARGYDEKLAALYAQALVGMVALTGQWWLDARKPKRDEVAAHLVNLAWNGLSHLEHKPKLRLG; this is encoded by the coding sequence ATGACCGGGACCGAGCGGCGCCAGCAGTTGCTGAACGTGGCTCGGGCCCTGTTCGCCGAGAAGGGCTTCGACGGCACGTCGATCGAGGAGATCGCCCACCGCGCCAACGTGTCCAAACCGGTGGTGTACGAGCACTTCGGCGGCAAAGAAGGCATCTACGCGGTGGTCGTGGACCGCGAAACCCAGCTCCTGCTCGACCGGATGGTTTCGACCCTCCACGGCGGCCACCCGCGCGCGATGCTGGAGCAGGCGGCGACGGCCCTGCTGTCCTACGTGGAGGATTCCCACGACGGGTTCCGCATCCTGGTCCGCGACTCCCCGGTGGCCAGTTCGACGGGGACGTTTTCCACGGTTCTGAACGACATCGCGAGCCAGGTCGAGCACATCCTGGCCCAGCAGTTCGCGGCCCGCGGCTACGACGAGAAGCTGGCCGCGCTGTACGCGCAGGCACTGGTGGGCATGGTGGCGCTGACCGGCCAGTGGTGGCTGGACGCGCGCAAGCCCAAGCGCGACGAGGTCGCGGCGCACCTGGTCAACCTGGCGTGGAACGGCTTGTCGCACCTGGAGCACAAGCCGAAGCTCCGGCTGGGGTAA
- a CDS encoding class I SAM-dependent methyltransferase translates to MSITREFLRHPVLTGAIAPSSSRLAEEMTAGLGLERASCVAELGPGTGVFTEAVLTLLGPEARFTAVEINPRFATALSERFPRVEVVTGSAEHLATGTGFDVVVSGLPWTAMPAGRRQRILDAVIAALASNGRFTTFAYAHAAWTPPARRFAALLRSRFAVVERTKVVWGNLPPAFVYRAALPVAVGRPRRGQPAAAPA, encoded by the coding sequence ATGTCGATCACCAGGGAATTCCTTCGCCACCCCGTGCTGACGGGCGCGATCGCGCCGAGTTCGTCGCGGCTGGCCGAAGAGATGACGGCGGGCCTCGGCCTGGAACGCGCGTCGTGCGTCGCGGAGCTCGGCCCGGGCACGGGCGTGTTCACCGAAGCGGTTCTCACCCTGCTTGGCCCCGAAGCACGCTTCACGGCTGTAGAGATCAACCCGCGTTTCGCGACGGCCTTGAGCGAGCGCTTTCCCCGCGTCGAGGTCGTCACCGGTTCGGCGGAACACCTGGCGACCGGGACCGGCTTCGACGTGGTGGTCTCCGGCCTGCCGTGGACGGCCATGCCCGCGGGCCGCCGGCAACGCATCCTCGACGCGGTCATCGCGGCACTGGCTTCGAACGGGCGGTTCACGACGTTCGCGTACGCCCACGCGGCCTGGACGCCGCCTGCACGTCGCTTCGCCGCGTTGCTGCGAAGCCGGTTCGCCGTCGTGGAGCGCACGAAGGTCGTTTGGGGCAATCTGCCGCCCGCGTTCGTCTACCGCGCGGCGCTGCCGGTGGCGGTGGGGAGGCCTCGGCGTGGCCAGCCTGCTGCGGCCCCTGCTTGA
- a CDS encoding sensor histidine kinase, whose protein sequence is MERLVVWVRRHRWTVDLPLYGVFVFLAPSWTGPEPWIARAIPLLFLLPLLVRRRYPRTVAVLTIAGAAVVYFNEIWAYDRGRTELAMAVVLFNLVKRRDRGFAAVIAVAIAVLGTQWYVLYAPETANPTLALVGILPLHIAAWALGEFFRKQEELAAEEKKRDDAQTRAAVAEERTRIARELHDVLAHSISVIVLNAEGAKLARHRDPAAVDRTLDTIVHTGRDALAELRRLLEVLHAGRAARSPQPTLAELRELVGQSGREVTLDVTGDPGELPASAALQAYRIVQEALTNMIKHAPADATAHVGVAFEPPEVRIEVTNTGGHAPPAAALPSSGRGLAGMRQRVEMYHGELTTGPLPDGGYRVRASLVVTP, encoded by the coding sequence ATGGAGCGTCTCGTCGTGTGGGTGCGCCGGCACCGGTGGACGGTGGACCTGCCGCTGTACGGCGTCTTCGTCTTCCTCGCGCCGAGCTGGACGGGCCCGGAGCCGTGGATCGCGCGGGCGATCCCGCTGCTGTTCCTGCTCCCGCTGCTGGTGCGCCGCCGGTACCCGCGCACGGTCGCGGTGCTGACCATCGCCGGCGCGGCGGTGGTGTACTTCAACGAGATCTGGGCCTACGACCGCGGCCGCACCGAGCTGGCGATGGCGGTGGTGCTGTTCAACCTGGTGAAACGGCGGGACCGGGGGTTCGCCGCGGTGATCGCGGTGGCGATCGCCGTGCTCGGCACGCAGTGGTACGTCCTCTACGCGCCGGAGACGGCGAACCCGACCTTGGCCCTGGTCGGCATCCTGCCGCTGCACATCGCGGCGTGGGCGCTCGGCGAGTTCTTCCGCAAGCAGGAGGAACTCGCCGCCGAGGAGAAGAAGCGTGACGACGCCCAGACCCGCGCGGCGGTCGCGGAGGAGCGCACGCGGATCGCCCGCGAGCTGCACGACGTCCTGGCGCACAGCATCAGCGTGATCGTGCTGAACGCCGAAGGGGCCAAGCTGGCCCGCCACCGCGACCCGGCGGCGGTCGACCGCACGCTGGACACGATCGTCCACACGGGACGGGACGCGCTGGCCGAGCTCCGCCGGCTCCTCGAGGTCCTGCACGCCGGCCGCGCGGCTCGAAGCCCCCAGCCGACGCTCGCCGAGCTGCGGGAGCTGGTCGGGCAGTCCGGCCGCGAGGTCACCCTCGACGTGACCGGCGACCCGGGCGAGCTGCCCGCGAGCGCGGCGCTGCAGGCGTACCGGATAGTCCAGGAGGCACTGACCAACATGATCAAACACGCTCCTGCCGACGCCACCGCTCACGTCGGCGTCGCTTTCGAGCCGCCCGAGGTGCGGATCGAGGTGACGAACACGGGCGGCCACGCGCCACCGGCGGCGGCGCTGCCGTCCTCGGGTCGGGGGCTGGCCGGGATGCGCCAGCGGGTCGAGATGTACCACGGCGAGCTGACGACCGGGCCGCTGCCGGACGGCGGGTACCGGGTGCGCGCCAGCCTGGTGGTGACCCCGTGA
- a CDS encoding DedA family protein has translation MASLLRPLLDAPAVVVYLVCALVITAETALLPGVVLPTLSTLLLMGFLAERGTLDLGLAWLVAVAAAVSGDQLAYLEGRRWGPRLSHRNGWRRVETAVARYGVPAVIAGRCLAGVRTLVPRVAGSAAMPYPRFLAGSVCAAVLWAGAELLAGHTTALLL, from the coding sequence GTGGCCAGCCTGCTGCGGCCCCTGCTTGACGCGCCGGCGGTGGTCGTCTACCTGGTCTGCGCGCTGGTCATCACGGCGGAAACCGCCCTGTTGCCGGGGGTCGTGCTGCCGACGTTGTCGACGCTGCTGCTGATGGGCTTCCTCGCCGAGCGGGGCACGCTCGACCTCGGGCTCGCTTGGTTGGTGGCGGTCGCTGCGGCCGTCTCGGGCGACCAGCTCGCGTACCTCGAAGGGCGCCGCTGGGGACCGCGGTTGTCCCACCGGAACGGGTGGCGGCGGGTGGAAACGGCGGTCGCGCGCTACGGCGTCCCGGCGGTGATCGCGGGCCGCTGCCTGGCCGGCGTCCGCACGCTGGTGCCCCGCGTCGCGGGCTCGGCGGCGATGCCGTACCCGCGGTTCTTGGCGGGCAGCGTGTGCGCGGCGGTGCTGTGGGCGGGCGCGGAGCTGCTGGCGGGTCACACGACGGCGCTGCTGCTCTGA
- a CDS encoding SDR family NAD(P)-dependent oxidoreductase: protein MGNNREIVVTGGGTGIGYAVAAAFAQAGERVTITGRREKVLTEAAALAGARPVVFDAADPAAVEAALDELPDRVDVLVNNAGGNTDFLDGDESGLAGFAAAFERNLKSNVVSAALVTHALRDRLADGARIITIGSIAAHTGAGSYGAAKAAVEGWNVSVAREFGPRGITANVVAPGLIGETEFFHGQLSDSRREWLIGNTMNKRPGTPEDVVAVVTFLASPAAGHVTGQVVHVNGGAHLGK, encoded by the coding sequence ATGGGGAACAACAGGGAAATCGTGGTGACGGGCGGCGGCACGGGCATCGGCTACGCCGTGGCGGCGGCCTTCGCGCAGGCTGGCGAGCGCGTCACGATCACCGGGCGCCGGGAAAAAGTGCTCACCGAAGCCGCGGCGCTCGCCGGTGCGCGGCCCGTCGTCTTCGACGCTGCCGATCCGGCCGCCGTCGAAGCCGCTCTGGACGAGCTGCCGGACCGCGTTGACGTCCTGGTCAACAACGCCGGCGGCAACACGGACTTCCTCGACGGCGACGAAAGCGGCCTGGCCGGCTTCGCGGCCGCGTTCGAGCGGAACCTGAAGTCCAATGTGGTCAGTGCGGCGCTGGTGACCCACGCGCTGCGCGACCGCCTCGCCGACGGCGCGCGGATCATCACCATCGGCTCGATCGCCGCGCACACCGGCGCCGGGTCGTACGGCGCCGCGAAGGCTGCGGTCGAAGGCTGGAACGTCAGCGTGGCCCGGGAGTTCGGGCCGCGCGGGATCACCGCGAACGTCGTCGCGCCGGGGCTGATCGGGGAGACCGAGTTCTTCCACGGGCAGCTCAGCGACTCGCGCCGCGAGTGGCTGATCGGCAACACGATGAACAAGCGTCCCGGCACACCGGAAGACGTCGTCGCCGTCGTGACGTTCTTGGCGAGCCCCGCCGCGGGGCACGTCACCGGGCAGGTCGTGCACGTCAACGGTGGGGCTCACCTGGGCAAATAG
- a CDS encoding acyl-CoA desaturase: MTATLDRSQPTGEPEAPKGPKPVIDGKRGIGVQLSVYFGVIAPLVALLVAVPFAWGWGLSWVDVAIFVVFYAISGLGITVSYHRYFTHGSFKAKQWLRVFMAIAGSIALQGPVITWVADHRRHHAFSDRDGDPHSPWAFGTSPWAIAKGFWHAHMGWLFERDQTNAERFAPDLVKDPAIKKVDDLFWLWALVSLVLPAILGGLISWSLWGAVTAFFWAGLVRICVLHHVTWSVNSICHMIGERPFAARDKSANFWPLAIFSFGESWHNLHHADPTSARHGVKRGQIDISARLIWIFEKFGWVHDVRWPTPQRLARIATEKA, encoded by the coding sequence ATGACGGCCACGCTCGACCGCTCTCAGCCCACCGGGGAGCCGGAGGCCCCCAAGGGGCCCAAACCTGTCATCGACGGCAAGCGCGGCATCGGCGTGCAGCTGTCGGTCTACTTCGGCGTGATCGCCCCGCTGGTGGCCCTGCTGGTCGCGGTGCCGTTCGCGTGGGGCTGGGGGCTGAGCTGGGTCGACGTCGCCATCTTCGTGGTGTTCTACGCCATCAGCGGGCTCGGCATCACGGTGTCGTACCACCGCTACTTCACGCACGGCTCGTTCAAGGCCAAGCAGTGGCTGCGCGTGTTCATGGCCATCGCGGGCAGCATCGCCCTGCAGGGCCCGGTGATCACCTGGGTCGCCGACCACCGCCGCCACCACGCGTTCTCCGACCGCGACGGCGACCCGCACTCGCCGTGGGCGTTCGGCACCTCGCCGTGGGCCATCGCCAAGGGCTTCTGGCACGCCCACATGGGCTGGCTGTTCGAGCGCGACCAGACCAACGCCGAGCGCTTCGCGCCGGACCTGGTGAAGGACCCGGCGATCAAGAAGGTCGACGACCTGTTCTGGCTGTGGGCTCTGGTCAGCCTGGTGCTGCCGGCCATCCTGGGCGGGCTCATCTCGTGGTCGCTGTGGGGCGCGGTGACGGCGTTCTTCTGGGCCGGGCTGGTCCGCATCTGCGTGCTGCACCACGTGACCTGGTCGGTCAACTCGATCTGCCACATGATCGGGGAGCGCCCGTTCGCCGCCCGCGACAAGTCGGCCAACTTCTGGCCGCTGGCGATCTTCTCCTTCGGCGAGTCGTGGCACAACCTGCACCACGCCGACCCGACGTCCGCGCGCCACGGCGTCAAGCGCGGTCAGATCGACATCTCCGCGCGGCTGATCTGGATCTTCGAGAAGTTCGGCTGGGTGCACGACGTCCGCTGGCCGACGCCGCAGCGCCTGGCCCGTATCGCGACGGAAAAAGCCTAG
- a CDS encoding NUDIX domain-containing protein, with protein MIDKIAWIHLVDGRILSTRSRGKDVYYLPGGKREPGETDRDTLVREIREELDVAIVPESVAAAGTFEAQADGHAAGTLVRMTCYTAGYRGTLKASSEIEEIAWLGYADRGRVSAVDQLIFDHLHQAGQLR; from the coding sequence GTGATCGACAAGATCGCCTGGATCCACCTGGTGGACGGCCGGATCCTCAGCACGCGCTCGCGCGGCAAGGACGTGTACTACCTTCCCGGAGGCAAGCGCGAGCCCGGCGAAACCGACCGGGACACGCTGGTCCGCGAAATCCGCGAGGAACTCGACGTGGCGATCGTGCCGGAATCGGTCGCCGCCGCGGGGACGTTCGAAGCCCAGGCGGACGGCCACGCCGCGGGCACGCTGGTCCGGATGACCTGCTACACCGCCGGCTACCGCGGCACTCTGAAGGCGAGCAGCGAGATCGAAGAGATCGCGTGGCTCGGCTACGCCGACCGCGGGCGGGTTTCCGCGGTGGACCAGCTCATCTTCGACCACCTGCACCAGGCCGGGCAGTTGCGATGA
- a CDS encoding NUDIX domain-containing protein — translation MIDKIAWIHLVDGRILSTRSRGKDKFYLPGGKREPGETDAETLVREIREELGVEISLESIAPAGTFEGQAHGHTEGTIVRTTAYSAEYRGTPQACAEIEEIAWLTYADRPRVSLVAQQIFDHLHETGLLR, via the coding sequence GTGATCGACAAGATCGCCTGGATCCACCTGGTGGACGGCCGGATCCTCAGCACGCGCTCGCGCGGCAAGGACAAGTTCTACCTCCCGGGCGGCAAACGCGAGCCCGGCGAAACCGACGCCGAAACGCTGGTCCGCGAAATCCGCGAAGAACTCGGGGTGGAGATCTCGCTCGAGTCGATCGCGCCGGCCGGCACATTCGAGGGCCAAGCACACGGCCACACCGAGGGCACGATCGTCCGCACCACGGCATACTCGGCCGAGTACCGCGGGACACCCCAGGCGTGCGCGGAGATCGAAGAGATCGCATGGCTCACCTACGCGGACCGGCCGCGGGTTTCCCTGGTGGCACAGCAGATCTTCGACCACCTGCACGAAACCGGCCTGCTGCGGTGA
- a CDS encoding diguanylate cyclase: MALTDEATDPVTARRPALAEMSDAWIVGRARELNAAVQRHEYTQQLEIVAMMDELLDETQRRGEPLLVAQLLRSSALARLATKGLAAEAEPRLDEMLAHTRRHGIALLRADAHALRGRRLVIAAQEDAALTEIARALAILDDSTIPDRQVGLRNWNRLLSSTLIDCWLVLNQLGVYEAAEEVIGRAAAAIRESASPHDIALQLINRIKMLLGWGLRLERIDEYDESAEKFRTAASMGAAAEGPFAESLFPRKANIAAIDQVGVLAAAPALNQPGAEHIERLQNLYGERAFGHDREIVAIALARCLDKEGRRDEALSVLRETRQSISDDTSQPSMRLNIARELARLDTTPDYASGASESLIDYARRLESEMWSLRESQIATLNARREHERLSAEHGAITQQALQDPLTGLPNRRALDEKLRQLASSADAQPLAVALVDLDGFKGVNDKQSHAEGDNVLRVVASTLRDALRGDDLVARYGGDEFIVLLPGTPASAAKMALGRAVKSVSNLPHHLSHGVTLSIGLVSLRPQERGEQVLARADAAMYQAKRGGGNQVASANSMAADPAAAWAGEAPPTDPAWDAEDHG, from the coding sequence TTGGCGCTGACCGACGAGGCGACCGACCCGGTGACGGCCAGGCGGCCCGCGCTGGCCGAGATGTCCGACGCCTGGATCGTCGGGCGCGCGCGGGAGCTCAACGCCGCGGTCCAGCGCCACGAGTACACCCAGCAGCTCGAGATCGTCGCGATGATGGACGAGCTGCTCGACGAGACCCAGCGGCGCGGCGAGCCCCTGCTGGTGGCCCAGCTGCTGCGCTCGTCGGCGCTGGCGCGGCTGGCCACGAAGGGCCTGGCCGCGGAGGCCGAGCCCCGGCTCGACGAGATGCTCGCGCACACCCGCCGCCACGGCATCGCCCTGCTGCGCGCCGACGCGCACGCCCTGCGCGGGCGCCGGCTGGTGATCGCCGCGCAGGAGGACGCCGCGCTCACCGAGATCGCCAGGGCGCTGGCCATCCTCGACGACTCGACCATCCCGGACCGCCAGGTCGGGCTGCGCAACTGGAACCGGCTGCTCTCCTCCACGCTGATCGACTGCTGGCTGGTGCTCAACCAGCTCGGCGTCTACGAAGCGGCCGAGGAGGTGATCGGCCGGGCCGCCGCGGCCATCCGCGAGAGCGCGAGCCCGCACGACATCGCCCTGCAGCTGATCAACCGGATCAAGATGCTGCTCGGCTGGGGCCTGCGGCTGGAGCGCATCGACGAGTACGACGAAAGCGCGGAGAAGTTCCGCACCGCGGCGTCGATGGGCGCGGCCGCCGAAGGCCCGTTCGCCGAGTCGCTGTTCCCGCGCAAGGCGAACATCGCGGCGATCGACCAGGTCGGCGTCCTGGCCGCGGCCCCGGCGCTGAACCAGCCGGGCGCCGAGCACATCGAGCGGCTGCAGAACCTCTACGGCGAGCGCGCGTTCGGGCACGACCGCGAGATCGTGGCGATCGCGCTGGCGCGCTGCCTGGACAAGGAGGGCCGCCGCGACGAGGCGCTGTCGGTCCTGCGCGAGACCCGCCAGTCGATCTCGGACGACACCTCGCAGCCGTCGATGCGGCTGAACATCGCCCGCGAACTGGCCCGGCTCGACACGACCCCGGACTACGCCTCGGGCGCGAGCGAGTCGCTGATCGACTACGCGCGGCGGCTGGAGTCGGAGATGTGGAGCCTGCGCGAGTCGCAGATCGCCACGCTGAACGCCCGCCGCGAGCACGAACGGCTGTCCGCCGAGCACGGCGCGATCACCCAGCAGGCGCTGCAGGACCCGCTCACCGGCCTGCCGAACCGGCGCGCGCTGGACGAGAAGCTGCGCCAGCTCGCCTCCTCGGCCGACGCGCAGCCGCTGGCGGTCGCGCTGGTCGACCTCGACGGCTTCAAGGGCGTCAACGACAAGCAGTCGCACGCCGAAGGCGACAACGTGCTGCGTGTCGTGGCGAGCACCCTTCGTGACGCCTTGCGCGGCGACGACCTGGTGGCGCGCTACGGCGGCGACGAGTTCATCGTGCTGCTCCCGGGCACGCCGGCGTCCGCGGCGAAGATGGCGCTCGGCCGCGCCGTGAAGTCCGTCTCCAACCTGCCGCACCACCTTTCGCACGGCGTCACGCTGTCGATCGGGCTGGTGTCGCTGCGCCCGCAGGAACGCGGCGAGCAGGTCCTCGCGCGCGCGGACGCGGCCATGTACCAGGCAAAACGCGGCGGCGGCAACCAGGTGGCGTCGGCGAACTCGATGGCCGCGGACCCGGCCGCCGCGTGGGCGGGCGAGGCCCCGCCCACCGACCCCGCGTGGGACGCCGAAGACCACGGTTAG
- a CDS encoding isochorismatase family protein — MSKIDPATSALVLIDLQQRIVALPTTPYRGEEVVEKALRLRKAFHEAGAPVVIVKVSRADNPPGSELVFDTGEDKVVTKYTIGGFAGTDLDEFLRGAGVRTVVFGGIATEFGVESTLRAASDHGYDTIAVSDAMTALSDLSHENAITKIFPRLGTVLTTDEAVAALA; from the coding sequence ATGAGCAAGATCGACCCGGCCACCTCCGCGCTCGTGCTGATCGACCTGCAGCAGCGGATCGTGGCCCTGCCCACGACGCCGTACCGCGGCGAAGAGGTCGTCGAGAAGGCCCTGCGGCTGCGGAAGGCGTTCCACGAGGCCGGAGCGCCGGTGGTGATCGTCAAGGTGTCGCGCGCGGACAACCCGCCGGGCAGCGAACTGGTCTTCGACACCGGTGAAGACAAGGTGGTCACGAAGTACACGATCGGCGGCTTCGCGGGCACGGACCTCGACGAGTTCCTGCGCGGCGCGGGCGTCCGCACGGTCGTCTTCGGCGGCATCGCCACGGAGTTCGGCGTCGAGTCGACACTGCGCGCGGCCTCGGACCACGGCTACGACACGATCGCGGTGTCGGACGCGATGACAGCGCTTTCCGACCTCTCCCACGAGAACGCGATCACGAAGATCTTCCCGAGGCTGGGCACGGTCCTGACGACCGACGAGGCCGTGGCGGCACTGGCGTGA
- a CDS encoding response regulator transcription factor, producing the protein MTTRILLCDDQQLVRVGLRMIVESQDGLFAVVGEAANGEEAVTLARELRPDLVLMDVRMPVLDGVAATARICAELPDVRVLVITTFDLDEYAYAALRGGASGFLVKDAPAEEMLVAIRGVLRGDAMVSPSVTRRLLDRYLADDRDPVDIAKLGVLTEREKDVLGLVARGLSNTEIAGKLYIGETTVKTHVGRVLGKLGLRDRVHAVVFAYESGLVRPGS; encoded by the coding sequence GTGACCACCCGGATCCTGCTCTGCGACGACCAGCAGCTCGTCCGCGTCGGCCTGCGCATGATCGTCGAAAGCCAGGACGGCCTCTTCGCCGTCGTCGGCGAGGCCGCCAACGGCGAAGAGGCCGTCACCCTGGCCCGGGAGCTCCGGCCCGACCTCGTCCTGATGGACGTGCGGATGCCGGTCCTCGACGGCGTCGCCGCGACCGCGCGGATCTGCGCCGAGCTCCCCGACGTGCGCGTCCTCGTCATCACCACCTTCGACCTCGACGAATACGCCTACGCCGCCCTTCGCGGCGGGGCGAGCGGGTTCCTCGTCAAGGACGCACCGGCCGAGGAGATGCTGGTCGCGATCCGCGGCGTGCTGCGCGGCGACGCCATGGTCTCCCCCTCGGTCACGCGGCGGCTGCTCGACCGGTACCTCGCCGACGACCGCGATCCGGTCGACATCGCGAAGCTCGGGGTGCTGACCGAACGGGAGAAGGACGTCCTGGGCCTCGTCGCGCGCGGGCTGTCGAACACCGAAATCGCCGGGAAGCTGTACATCGGCGAGACGACGGTGAAGACGCACGTCGGGCGGGTGCTCGGCAAGCTGGGCCTGCGGGACCGGGTGCACGCCGTGGTCTTCGCCTATGAGTCCGGGCTGGTGCGGCCGGGTTCGTGA
- a CDS encoding GNAT family N-acetyltransferase, with the protein MAEFAKLRHMQSLAQRITATHPELVNADASYGELAWNWGRTGGEGEHRLWFSGGEPVAWGWAELPRRVHRNDGSVRDIENAYLAYQVHPAHAELLDEVIAWYAETAPGVTRTLLPAAADSFALQRWAAHGYEPDAPDAWSQLNSRELDELEEPSLPEGFSVRTAAEVAVAAVVQAHVDAWTPTSYTVASYESLRRAPGYRADLHVLVEAPDGTMACSTIMWLDEVNETVKFEPVGTHPGYRRKGLARAMLLHGMKLATEAGARHATVVCMGEAAPARELYYGVGFRAFSRDAPLIATARPGAGGRR; encoded by the coding sequence ATGGCCGAGTTCGCGAAGCTGCGGCACATGCAGAGCCTGGCGCAGCGCATCACCGCCACCCACCCGGAGCTGGTCAACGCCGACGCGTCGTACGGCGAGCTGGCCTGGAACTGGGGCCGCACGGGCGGCGAGGGCGAGCACCGGCTGTGGTTCTCCGGCGGTGAGCCGGTCGCGTGGGGCTGGGCCGAGCTGCCGCGCCGGGTCCACCGGAACGACGGCTCGGTCCGGGACATCGAGAACGCTTACCTGGCCTACCAGGTGCACCCGGCCCACGCGGAGCTGCTCGACGAGGTGATCGCCTGGTACGCGGAGACGGCACCCGGCGTCACACGCACGCTGCTCCCGGCGGCGGCGGATTCCTTTGCTTTGCAGCGCTGGGCCGCGCACGGCTACGAGCCCGACGCGCCCGATGCGTGGTCGCAGCTCAACTCGCGTGAACTGGATGAGCTGGAGGAACCTTCGCTGCCGGAGGGGTTCTCCGTCCGCACCGCGGCGGAGGTCGCGGTGGCGGCCGTGGTCCAGGCGCACGTGGACGCCTGGACGCCGACGTCGTACACGGTGGCGTCGTACGAGAGCCTGCGGCGCGCCCCGGGCTACCGCGCCGACCTGCACGTCCTGGTGGAGGCGCCGGACGGGACGATGGCGTGCTCGACGATCATGTGGCTCGACGAGGTGAACGAGACGGTCAAGTTCGAGCCGGTCGGCACGCACCCGGGCTACCGGCGCAAAGGGCTGGCCCGGGCAATGCTGCTGCACGGGATGAAGCTGGCGACCGAGGCGGGCGCCCGGCACGCGACGGTCGTGTGCATGGGCGAGGCGGCGCCGGCGCGGGAGTTGTACTACGGAGTGGGGTTCCGGGCGTTTTCGCGGGACGCGCCGCTCATCGCAACTGCCCGGCCTGGTGCAGGTGGTCGAAGATGA